One stretch of Oceanipulchritudo coccoides DNA includes these proteins:
- a CDS encoding polysaccharide lyase family 7 protein produces the protein MITKRHITATLAALLAVPAFVSAVAPSTESKFLDALAASKLQYPDSSTAADTAALLAGYDQPYFTLQDTDKMAFTHDIADQRVELRNLQNWIVNTGVRTAHANLSVISQVGEQVTVMQIHDDANVGSGPNLPLVRIYRLLSTGHIWAVYKTDATGTVNAQVDLGLMPLGTYFDCDIVVNNGNMEVLIDSVSKLSVDVSYWTYPSYWKAGLYLQDAGAATVRFNELTWTTSAMPEIVNDDFADGNRANTGALQADWWSSSSTSGSSIEAYVGQLGLITGTSGRGIHGTFAPQPLDVGGSLTATMTFTTPATVGTAKEASFKFAIMAFNDSGLADDLSSSSSSVNPLYVGLPGYMIDFDVNTGATANINISEHDLLDPQGRFLGTTSEWDAISSSSGFGYTFSPATEYVVVITVTRLTTDGLGITALLSTGGSPIASYTASDIDGTIANNFGMLGVWANSNTFGSTTTAGAAEDNGITFSNITIQAEGILVGNQAPTFTTDPITETNATQDLNYSGNTLADYATDFENDPLTFTLVSSSGPGTAWLVVDPSGALSGTPNAANLGLHTYTVQVADAGGSNTATLNITVAPNQAPTFTSDPITKLDATEGVDYSGNTLADDATDFENDSLTFTKVSSSGPGPDWLVVDPNGALSGTPTVANIGLHTYTVQVADALGSDTATLNITVVSSFTGGTLVDDSFADGNRANTGALEADWWSSSSTSGNSIEAYVGELGLISGTSGRGIHGTFAPQTLAVGDSLTATMSFTTPVTVGSGKSTALKFALMDFNNPGLADDLSSSSSSSNPLYVGLPGYMIDLDVNTGATANITVREHNVASTLGRFLGTTSEWDSISNSSSDGYTFNATTDYVVVITVTRTGSGILEIFASLSLASGGAPLATHTASDLDGTIANTFGMLGAWVNSSTFGSTTSSGATADNGITFTNIKVETALNTSGNTPPVASDNSGSVDENAAIGDDVLTVTATDDGSISGYEIIDGNTGGAFSIDSSGLIEVAAPLDFDATSSYTLTVSVSDDGTPALKDFAEVTITVNDVVTNQDIISAFLSDAGGPFPGETDLAIIGDGADPDGDGHLNFMEVWQGTDAGTIDSPVPLILEEHEVSTIVRGSVVIETDSAQDDALDVVVEASFDLTNWRDISANRVVESDVGGVRTLRFYDSDPLGSNPFFIRFSIDPDAVPAP, from the coding sequence ATGATCACAAAACGACATATCACAGCCACTTTGGCTGCCCTGCTGGCTGTACCGGCATTCGTCTCTGCGGTTGCGCCATCCACGGAATCCAAATTCCTCGATGCGCTCGCAGCGTCTAAATTGCAATATCCCGATAGTTCAACTGCCGCGGATACGGCGGCACTCCTTGCCGGGTACGATCAGCCTTACTTCACGCTCCAAGACACGGACAAGATGGCGTTTACGCACGATATAGCTGACCAACGGGTGGAGCTGAGAAATTTGCAAAACTGGATTGTTAACACCGGTGTCCGGACTGCCCATGCTAACTTGTCGGTAATATCGCAGGTCGGTGAGCAAGTGACAGTGATGCAGATTCACGATGATGCAAATGTGGGGAGCGGGCCGAATTTGCCTCTGGTGCGCATCTACCGACTTCTTTCAACCGGGCACATTTGGGCAGTTTACAAGACGGATGCAACGGGTACCGTCAACGCGCAAGTCGATCTTGGACTGATGCCTCTTGGTACTTATTTTGACTGTGACATCGTCGTGAACAACGGGAATATGGAAGTCCTGATCGACAGTGTAAGTAAGCTTTCGGTAGATGTTTCCTATTGGACCTATCCAAGCTACTGGAAAGCGGGTCTCTACCTTCAGGATGCTGGTGCGGCCACTGTTCGTTTCAACGAACTTACGTGGACGACGAGTGCTATGCCGGAAATCGTCAATGATGACTTCGCTGATGGCAATCGCGCCAATACGGGTGCCTTGCAGGCTGACTGGTGGTCCTCCAGCAGCACAAGTGGTAGTTCAATCGAAGCTTATGTCGGACAACTAGGCCTTATTACGGGCACCTCGGGTCGTGGAATACATGGCACGTTTGCTCCACAGCCGCTAGATGTTGGCGGTTCCTTAACGGCAACGATGACCTTTACCACTCCCGCAACCGTTGGCACTGCCAAGGAAGCGTCTTTCAAATTCGCGATTATGGCCTTTAATGATAGTGGGTTGGCTGACGACCTATCCTCTTCATCGAGCTCTGTTAATCCGCTCTACGTTGGCCTGCCGGGCTACATGATTGATTTTGACGTCAATACGGGCGCAACAGCCAATATCAATATCAGCGAGCACGATTTACTTGATCCCCAGGGACGATTCCTGGGAACGACCAGCGAGTGGGACGCAATCAGCAGTAGCTCTGGCTTTGGCTACACTTTCTCCCCGGCGACCGAGTATGTCGTTGTTATCACCGTAACGAGATTGACGACAGACGGTCTGGGTATAACCGCTTTGTTGAGCACTGGCGGTTCGCCAATTGCCAGCTACACGGCGAGTGATATAGACGGAACCATCGCGAACAACTTCGGTATGTTGGGAGTCTGGGCAAATTCCAACACCTTCGGTAGCACAACAACCGCAGGCGCGGCCGAAGACAATGGCATCACCTTCTCGAATATCACAATTCAAGCTGAAGGTATTTTAGTCGGCAATCAGGCACCGACCTTCACCACCGATCCAATTACTGAAACCAATGCCACTCAGGATCTTAACTACTCCGGCAATACTTTGGCCGATTACGCTACAGATTTTGAAAACGACCCACTGACCTTCACGTTAGTCTCCAGTTCTGGTCCCGGTACAGCCTGGTTGGTCGTTGATCCTAGCGGAGCATTGTCCGGAACGCCAAATGCAGCCAATCTTGGTCTGCATACCTATACGGTTCAGGTAGCTGACGCGGGTGGTAGCAATACGGCCACTTTGAATATCACAGTAGCCCCCAATCAGGCACCGACCTTCACCTCCGATCCAATTACGAAATTGGATGCCACTGAGGGTGTTGACTACAGCGGCAATACCTTGGCCGATGACGCTACAGATTTTGAAAACGACTCACTGACCTTCACGAAAGTCTCCAGTTCCGGTCCCGGTCCAGACTGGTTGGTCGTTGATCCTAACGGGGCATTGTCCGGAACGCCAACGGTAGCCAATATTGGTCTGCATACCTATACGGTTCAGGTAGCTGATGCGTTGGGTAGCGATACGGCTACTTTGAATATCACAGTGGTTTCATCGTTCACAGGCGGAACGCTCGTTGACGACAGTTTTGCGGATGGCAATCGCGCCAATACGGGCGCCTTGGAGGCCGACTGGTGGTCTTCAAGCAGCACAAGTGGTAATTCCATCGAAGCTTACGTCGGAGAGCTAGGCCTTATTTCGGGCACCTCGGGTCGCGGAATTCATGGCACGTTTGCTCCGCAGACGCTTGCTGTTGGCGATTCCTTAACTGCCACGATGAGCTTTACGACTCCGGTAACCGTCGGGAGCGGCAAGAGCACGGCGCTCAAGTTTGCGCTAATGGACTTCAATAATCCTGGATTGGCTGACGACTTGTCCTCTTCATCGAGCTCTTCTAATCCGCTTTATGTTGGCCTGCCCGGCTATATGATTGATCTTGACGTCAATACGGGCGCTACGGCCAATATCACGGTCAGGGAGCACAATGTAGCGTCCACGCTGGGACGATTCCTGGGAACGACCTCTGAGTGGGACTCAATCAGTAATAGCTCTTCTGATGGCTATACTTTTAACGCAACGACGGATTATGTCGTTGTAATAACAGTTACGAGAACGGGTAGCGGCATTCTGGAAATTTTCGCTTCGTTAAGCCTCGCAAGCGGCGGCGCGCCACTTGCTACACATACGGCGAGTGATTTGGACGGCACCATTGCGAATACTTTCGGTATGTTGGGAGCCTGGGTGAATTCCAGCACCTTCGGTAGCACAACATCCTCTGGAGCGACTGCAGACAATGGCATCACCTTCACCAACATCAAAGTTGAAACAGCGCTTAATACATCCGGAAATACCCCGCCAGTTGCCTCTGACAACAGCGGATCTGTTGATGAAAACGCGGCAATTGGTGACGATGTCCTTACTGTAACCGCTACCGATGACGGTAGTATCAGCGGTTACGAAATCATCGATGGCAACACCGGTGGAGCTTTCTCAATTGATAGCAGCGGTCTCATTGAAGTCGCCGCGCCGCTCGATTTCGACGCGACTTCATCCTACACCCTGACGGTCTCTGTCAGTGACGACGGCACCCCGGCACTCAAGGATTTTGCCGAAGTGACGATTACGGTCAATGATGTCGTGACCAATCAGGATATCATTTCCGCATTCCTCTCGGATGCAGGAGGCCCCTTTCCGGGTGAAACTGATCTCGCGATCATCGGGGACGGCGCAGATCCTGATGGCGATGGCCACCTCAACTTCATGGAAGTATGGCAAGGCACCGATGCCGGCACGATTGACTCACCGGTGCCCCTGATTCTTGAGGAGCACGAAGTGTCCACAATCGTCCGCGGCAGTGTGGTCATCGAGACGGATTCCGCACAGGATGATGCGCTTGATGTTGTCGTCGAAGCCAGCTTCGACCTTACAAACTGGCGCGACATCTCCGCAAACCGGGTGGTCGAATCAGACGTTGGAGGTGTTCGCACCCTCCGTTTCTACGATTCTGATCCATTGGGCAGCAATCCCTTCTTCATCCGGTTCAGCATCGATCCGGACGCAGTGCCTGCCCCATAG
- a CDS encoding FKBP-type peptidyl-prolyl cis-trans isomerase — protein MNSKRFDPNIHQSMQLLKLSHWAVLASLIPLFTSCSKPEEEVASTPVEVVSSIEADLSPAKEAATTAAGFETVDQQASYGMGYGMGANIARQGVVKADLDALFAGLKDGLASVAPQLDEATLRAAFSELDSRVASEAKAQSEANLATSVAFLEKNAVRPDVTVTASGLQYEVLDPSENPEARKPTTTDKVKVHYHGTLINGTVFDSSVQRGEPLTIPVAGVISGWAEALQLMSIGEKWKITVPPALGYGAEQTGGIPGNSALIFEIELIAIEEE, from the coding sequence ATGAATTCCAAGCGCTTTGACCCGAATATTCACCAATCCATGCAATTATTAAAACTTAGTCATTGGGCCGTACTGGCCAGTCTCATTCCCTTGTTCACGTCCTGCAGCAAACCGGAGGAAGAGGTCGCTTCAACCCCGGTTGAGGTTGTCTCTTCGATAGAGGCCGATTTGTCTCCCGCAAAAGAGGCCGCAACCACCGCTGCCGGTTTCGAGACAGTCGACCAGCAGGCCAGCTATGGAATGGGATACGGGATGGGTGCCAATATCGCTCGCCAAGGCGTTGTTAAGGCCGATCTGGACGCCCTCTTTGCGGGCCTGAAGGACGGGCTCGCATCCGTGGCTCCACAACTTGACGAAGCTACATTGAGAGCTGCATTTTCCGAACTGGATAGCCGGGTCGCTTCAGAGGCAAAGGCCCAGAGCGAGGCCAACCTGGCAACGTCGGTCGCGTTTCTTGAGAAAAACGCCGTGCGCCCGGACGTGACCGTCACCGCTTCAGGCCTGCAATATGAAGTCCTCGATCCAAGCGAAAATCCCGAGGCTCGTAAACCGACCACTACTGACAAGGTGAAGGTCCATTATCACGGGACACTCATCAACGGGACAGTTTTTGATAGTTCTGTCCAGCGGGGCGAGCCGCTCACGATTCCTGTGGCTGGGGTCATCTCCGGTTGGGCCGAGGCACTCCAGTTGATGTCTATTGGCGAAAAGTGGAAAATCACCGTCCCGCCAGCCCTCGGATATGGCGCTGAGCAGACCGGCGGCATCCCAGGCAATTCCGCACTCATTTTCGAGATTGAATTGATTGCCATCGAGGAGGAGTGA
- a CDS encoding M6 family metalloprotease domain-containing protein, producing the protein MGLIAFLPVGLMALQPPDAEQWEQLQASGNLERRQASAMRYGNDRPEQDLVRRAIELRAEAVVAHGGGYAELSRQLPSTWDGVPPIGEANVLVFLMDFADHRAETKFPGLTRTRIDANIFGNGTVEAQPYTPRESMRNFYQRASNNLLQIKGQTYGWYNFPLTQESYKSMDSDDDIETNWSMAREVLLAYDALIDYSEYDNDGDGYVDALNFIWSGEIGEWSSFWWGYRWSFYNDAARDFILDGVRFSDFSWQWVETREEVPNDYDPRVIIHEFGHLLGLPDLYDYEPEVGPEGGAGGGCVMDSSRSGNFNAYFRWLLGWIEPEVHTVGDEAIVSVTPSGALNSENPALVVYFETPDGGVVDPFAPFSEMLLVENRQAVGNDGGIATVPTDGLFLWHIHGALNENNNGFLFNNSRTEHKMMRLIQRDGLEEVEQLGANIDEGDLFGPGDTFSPWSEPASATYAYAPSRLVLDSITRSPNGNMGMRLGAYTGPLVRVSPSHLQLRTGPGLDHPPTAFTFYSESYEGSLSLGAAQLLANASSPGSIDIPLDGETAQYIAWDTADKPLHMTRERIVFTPSSGSAPPVSIPVQLQVRIPLEDALSFWDGYWDTGRHRPWYGQEAVTWTPPFAAASGKVDDDRQAYLSGWVRGPGTVSFYIKTSTEPELDEVRFQVDGVTRLRLSGEQDWRRYSYYTGESGWVQVRWVYSKSEEGSAGQDQVWVDDFQFNPDYMTWFESVAGDNGFAPDHTAKPFNDDRTLLEHFAFAPDPGNTTQLFADVMWPQFEVIADEAYPVVRMSFASPHYGARYTPQASADGNRWFTLIHGEEGVEFNNVEWSTSDIGTVDIPAHAYQFYRLLLIER; encoded by the coding sequence GTGGGGCTGATAGCCTTCCTCCCGGTTGGGCTGATGGCCTTGCAGCCACCGGATGCAGAGCAATGGGAGCAGCTGCAGGCGAGCGGCAATCTGGAGCGGCGACAGGCATCGGCCATGCGCTACGGAAACGACCGTCCCGAGCAGGATTTGGTACGGCGGGCAATCGAACTGAGGGCGGAAGCAGTTGTGGCTCACGGAGGCGGCTATGCTGAGCTGTCCCGACAACTACCGTCGACTTGGGACGGGGTTCCGCCGATTGGGGAGGCAAATGTCCTCGTATTCCTGATGGATTTTGCTGACCACCGGGCAGAGACGAAATTCCCCGGGCTGACGCGGACGCGTATAGACGCCAACATATTTGGCAACGGGACCGTTGAGGCCCAGCCCTACACTCCCCGTGAAAGCATGCGCAACTTCTACCAGCGCGCCTCAAACAATCTCTTGCAAATCAAGGGTCAGACCTACGGGTGGTATAATTTCCCATTAACTCAGGAGAGCTACAAATCGATGGACTCGGATGATGATATCGAGACGAACTGGTCGATGGCCCGGGAGGTCCTTTTGGCGTACGATGCCCTGATCGATTATTCGGAGTACGACAATGATGGCGACGGGTATGTCGATGCACTGAACTTCATCTGGAGCGGGGAGATTGGCGAATGGTCGAGCTTCTGGTGGGGATACCGGTGGAGTTTCTATAATGATGCTGCCCGGGACTTTATCCTCGATGGGGTTCGCTTCAGTGATTTTTCCTGGCAATGGGTAGAAACACGGGAAGAGGTGCCAAACGACTACGATCCAAGGGTGATTATTCATGAGTTTGGGCATCTGTTGGGCCTGCCGGATCTATACGACTATGAACCAGAGGTGGGCCCGGAAGGTGGAGCCGGAGGCGGCTGTGTGATGGATTCAAGCAGAAGCGGCAATTTCAATGCCTATTTTCGTTGGTTGCTGGGCTGGATCGAGCCGGAAGTCCATACCGTCGGCGACGAAGCGATAGTCAGCGTAACGCCATCCGGTGCGCTGAACTCGGAAAACCCTGCTCTTGTGGTTTACTTTGAGACACCGGACGGTGGGGTTGTTGATCCCTTTGCCCCTTTTTCGGAAATGTTGCTGGTGGAAAACCGCCAGGCAGTCGGCAATGATGGCGGGATTGCGACTGTGCCCACCGACGGGCTGTTTCTTTGGCACATTCACGGCGCACTCAATGAGAACAACAACGGGTTCCTGTTTAACAACTCGCGGACCGAACACAAAATGATGCGCCTGATCCAGCGGGATGGGCTGGAAGAAGTTGAGCAACTCGGAGCGAATATTGATGAAGGGGACCTGTTTGGCCCCGGCGACACTTTTTCACCATGGTCGGAACCAGCAAGCGCAACGTATGCCTATGCGCCGTCAAGGCTGGTCCTGGACAGCATTACGCGTTCCCCGAACGGCAACATGGGAATGCGGCTGGGTGCTTACACGGGCCCGCTTGTACGGGTCAGCCCGAGCCATCTTCAATTGAGAACCGGCCCCGGCCTGGACCATCCGCCAACAGCGTTTACCTTTTACAGTGAGTCCTATGAGGGCAGCCTGTCGCTCGGCGCGGCCCAGCTTCTGGCCAATGCCAGTTCGCCGGGAAGTATCGACATCCCGCTGGATGGAGAGACCGCACAATATATTGCCTGGGATACGGCCGACAAGCCGCTGCATATGACGCGTGAACGGATTGTCTTCACGCCTTCATCCGGCTCCGCCCCACCCGTTTCGATTCCGGTGCAGCTTCAAGTCCGGATCCCGCTGGAGGACGCGCTTTCGTTCTGGGATGGTTACTGGGACACCGGCCGCCACCGCCCATGGTATGGGCAGGAAGCCGTGACCTGGACGCCGCCATTCGCGGCTGCTTCGGGGAAAGTTGACGATGACCGACAGGCTTACCTGAGTGGCTGGGTACGCGGACCCGGAACGGTTTCGTTTTATATCAAGACCTCCACTGAACCGGAGCTGGATGAAGTGCGGTTCCAAGTGGATGGAGTGACGCGCCTGCGGCTGTCAGGGGAACAGGACTGGCGCCGGTACAGCTATTACACCGGGGAAAGCGGCTGGGTTCAAGTCCGCTGGGTCTACAGCAAGAGCGAGGAGGGGAGCGCCGGGCAGGATCAGGTCTGGGTGGATGACTTTCAATTTAATCCTGACTACATGACATGGTTTGAATCCGTAGCCGGGGACAATGGTTTTGCCCCTGATCACACCGCGAAGCCGTTTAATGATGACCGGACCCTGCTCGAGCATTTCGCCTTTGCCCCGGACCCGGGAAACACCACACAGCTTTTTG